The Pyxidicoccus sp. MSG2 DNA segment GGTCTCCAGCAGCAACGCCTTGAGGTTCTCCGTCTCGTTGAGCGCCTTCCAGAGCTTGTCGGTGGGCCCGGTGTCGCCGCTCATGGCGAGGGTGGTCTTCCCGTTGGAGATGATGAAGCCGCAGGACTCCACCGGGTGGCTCACCGGCACGCTGCGCACTTTGTAGGGGCCCACCTGGAAGGTGCTGCCCGCGCGGAAGGGCTTGATCTGGAGGACGGGGTTGGCGCGCGTGGGGATGCGCGTGAAGTCCGGCCACAGCGCGTTGTTGAACATGTTGTCGCGCAGCGCCTTGGTGCACTCGCGCGACGCGTGGATGGTGACCGGCTTTTCCCTGCGGCCGATGACCAGGTCCGCCATCAGCGGCAGGTCCTTCACGTGGTCGAAGTGGCTATGGCCCACGAGGATGTGGTCCACGCGGCACAGCTCCTCGAGCGTGAGCGAGCCCGTCAGCGCACCCGCG contains these protein-coding regions:
- a CDS encoding MBL fold metallo-hydrolase, with the translated sequence MKLRVLGCHGGELPTCKSTCFLVDDVLALDAGALTGSLTLEELCRVDHILVGHSHFDHVKDLPLMADLVIGRREKPVTIHASRECTKALRDNMFNNALWPDFTRIPTRANPVLQIKPFRAGSTFQVGPYKVRSVPVSHPVESCGFIISNGKTTLAMSGDTGPTDKLWKALNETENLKALLLETSFPNKLQSLADISGHLTPHTLELELKKFRRNGASVMLYHLKPAFVAQLKKELAPLPVDVLELGDTFEL